In Carya illinoinensis cultivar Pawnee chromosome 10, C.illinoinensisPawnee_v1, whole genome shotgun sequence, one DNA window encodes the following:
- the LOC122278512 gene encoding (S)-scoulerine 9-O-methyltransferase-like: MEVQEAGDQLSSSRLGVLVTIQMVLRATIELNVFNIIADVGPDAYLSAAEITSKIPTTDPNSAAYTLERILRFLGAQSILSRSQKPLGNNGENARHEWTYGLTKMS; the protein is encoded by the coding sequence ATGGAAGTCCAGGAAGCTGGAGATCAACTTTCAAGTTCGCGGTTGGGAGTTTTGGTCACCATTCAAATGGTTCTAAGAGCTACAATTGAGCTAAATGTGTTCAATATAATTGCAGATGTGGGGCCCGATGCTTATCTCTCTGCAGCAGAAATCACTTCAAAGATCCCAACAACCGATCCAAATTCTGCTGCGTACACTTTGGAGAGAATACTAAGATTTCTGGGGGCACAGTCCATCTTATCGAGATCTCAAAAACCATTGGGAAATAATGGAGAAAATGCACGCCATGAATGGACCTATGGCCTAACAAAAATGAGCTGA